The following are from one region of the Pseudomonas putida genome:
- a CDS encoding methyl-accepting chemotaxis protein, translated as MLGYLNRKLGNISVAAKLALGFAVVLLLTLATTISGWRALDDAIVRSQQLSEIGLINDLTKDLRAESITYRVLNDDASKSRIASILEQLHNMLTTLQQRSSVDESRQLLTEKLTLLQRLRDDFSELQRSVANRVALREAMQLQEQTLNEAIDKLQTQALLEMPADSQQGAVLGLMDTLSRHVDGANQQSLVPAYTFTPVEDFAKVGDNALNAADASLGQLLKSLAPLRLPRAVTEQPGVELGKYRASLDQYRRAAVHVEQLQNSLEKMGNELRAVSLELGKRKIEQRDSEALAARSLLTSVALLALVVGVLAAWLITLQITQPLRQTLAVAARIAKGDLSQVETVQRRDEMGQLQASMREMTLSLRELIGGIDQGVSQLSQAASELAGSSEDTKLRINQQREETDQVATAMNQMSATVQEVAQNAEQASLAATNADQQAQMGDQVVAEAIGRIEQLAGQMDHCLAAMQHLAGESQRIGSILDVIKSVSEQTNLLALNAAIEAARAGEAGRGFAVVADEVRGLAQRTSTATEEIGQLIDSLHNGTDEVTRLLDSSKNLTEQSVELSRKAGHALSQITDTVSSIQGMNQQIATASEEQSVVAEQINRSVLNVRDVSDQTSAASEQTAASSGELEQLGQQLRGMVGRFNI; from the coding sequence ATGCTCGGCTACCTCAACCGCAAGCTTGGCAACATCAGTGTCGCTGCCAAGCTGGCCCTCGGCTTCGCCGTGGTTCTGCTGCTCACCCTGGCCACCACCATCAGTGGCTGGCGCGCGCTGGATGACGCCATCGTGCGCTCACAGCAACTCAGTGAAATAGGCCTGATCAACGACCTGACCAAAGACCTGCGCGCGGAAAGCATTACCTACCGCGTGCTCAACGACGATGCCAGCAAATCGCGGATAGCCAGCATCCTCGAACAACTGCACAACATGCTGACCACCCTGCAACAACGCAGCAGCGTCGATGAATCGCGGCAATTGCTGACCGAAAAGCTGACGCTGCTGCAACGCTTGCGCGATGACTTCAGCGAACTGCAACGCAGCGTCGCCAACCGTGTCGCCCTGCGCGAGGCCATGCAGCTGCAGGAGCAGACGCTCAACGAGGCGATCGACAAACTGCAGACCCAGGCCTTGCTGGAGATGCCTGCCGACAGTCAGCAAGGCGCTGTGCTGGGCCTGATGGATACCCTCAGCCGGCATGTCGATGGCGCCAACCAGCAGAGCTTGGTACCTGCCTACACTTTCACCCCTGTCGAGGACTTCGCCAAGGTTGGCGACAACGCCCTGAACGCTGCCGATGCCAGCTTGGGGCAACTGCTCAAGAGCCTTGCACCGCTGCGTCTGCCACGTGCCGTTACCGAGCAACCCGGTGTCGAGCTGGGCAAATACCGCGCCAGCCTGGACCAGTACCGACGCGCCGCGGTGCACGTCGAGCAATTGCAGAACAGCCTGGAAAAGATGGGCAATGAGTTGCGCGCGGTAAGCCTGGAGCTTGGCAAGCGCAAGATCGAGCAACGTGACAGCGAAGCCCTGGCTGCCCGCTCGTTGCTGACCAGCGTGGCGCTGCTGGCGCTGGTGGTGGGCGTATTGGCCGCCTGGCTGATCACCCTGCAGATCACCCAACCCTTGCGTCAGACCCTGGCCGTGGCCGCACGCATTGCCAAGGGCGACCTGAGCCAGGTCGAAACAGTGCAACGCCGCGACGAGATGGGGCAATTGCAGGCCAGCATGCGTGAAATGACCTTGAGCCTGCGCGAGCTTATCGGGGGTATCGACCAGGGCGTCAGCCAACTGTCACAAGCTGCCTCGGAGCTGGCAGGCAGCAGCGAGGATACCAAGCTGCGCATCAACCAGCAGCGCGAGGAAACCGACCAGGTGGCGACTGCCATGAATCAGATGAGCGCCACCGTGCAGGAAGTGGCGCAGAACGCCGAACAGGCCTCGCTGGCCGCGACCAATGCCGACCAGCAGGCGCAGATGGGCGACCAGGTGGTGGCCGAGGCTATCGGCCGTATCGAGCAACTGGCCGGGCAGATGGACCATTGCCTGGCCGCCATGCAGCACCTGGCGGGCGAAAGCCAGCGCATTGGCAGCATCCTCGATGTGATCAAGTCGGTGTCCGAGCAGACCAACCTGCTGGCCCTGAACGCGGCGATCGAAGCGGCACGGGCGGGTGAAGCCGGGCGTGGCTTTGCCGTGGTGGCCGATGAAGTGCGTGGCCTGGCCCAGCGGACCTCGACGGCAACCGAGGAAATTGGCCAACTGATCGACAGCTTGCACAACGGCACTGACGAAGTGACCCGCCTGCTGGACAGCAGCAAGAACCTGACCGAGCAGAGCGTCGAGCTGAGCCGCAAGGCCGGGCATGCGTTGAGCCAGATCACCGACACGGTGTCGAGCATCCAGGGCATGAACCAGCAGATTGCCACGGCCAGCGAGGAGCAGAGTGTGGTGGCCGAGCAGATCAACCGTAGTGTGCTGAATGTGCGCGATGTGTCGGATCAGACCAGTGCGGCCAGTGAACAGACGGCGGCTTCTAGTGGCGAGCTGGAGCAGTTGGGGCAGCAGCTGCGGGGGATGGTCGGGCGGTTCAACATCTGA
- a CDS encoding amino acid ABC transporter ATP-binding protein, translating to MIEVRDLLKVFDTRGHVVRAVDNVTTQVAKGEVVVVLGPSGSGKSTFLRCLNGLEHFDEGHVAIDGLQLADPKTDINAYRREVGMVFQHFNLFPHMTVLENLCLAQKVVRKRNKADREAKARALLEKVGIAQKANEYPSRLSGGQQQRVAIARALAMDPKVMLFDEPTSALDPEMVGEVLDVMKTLAQEGMTMVCVTHEMGFAREVADRVLFFDHGKLLEDSAPAAFFASPKDPRAQAFLRQVL from the coding sequence GTGATTGAAGTCCGTGACCTGCTGAAAGTCTTCGACACCCGTGGCCACGTGGTACGGGCTGTGGATAATGTCACCACCCAGGTCGCCAAGGGCGAAGTGGTGGTGGTGCTCGGCCCATCGGGTTCGGGCAAGTCGACCTTCCTGCGCTGCCTTAACGGCCTGGAGCATTTCGACGAAGGCCATGTGGCCATCGACGGCCTGCAACTGGCTGACCCGAAGACCGACATCAACGCATACCGCCGCGAAGTCGGCATGGTGTTCCAGCACTTCAACCTGTTCCCGCACATGACCGTGCTGGAGAACCTGTGCCTGGCGCAGAAGGTGGTGCGCAAGCGCAACAAGGCCGACCGCGAAGCCAAGGCCAGGGCTCTGCTGGAGAAGGTGGGCATTGCGCAGAAGGCCAATGAATACCCGTCACGCCTGTCCGGCGGCCAGCAGCAGCGGGTGGCGATCGCCCGTGCTTTGGCCATGGACCCGAAAGTGATGCTGTTCGACGAGCCGACCTCGGCGCTCGACCCGGAAATGGTCGGCGAGGTGCTGGACGTGATGAAGACCCTGGCTCAGGAAGGCATGACCATGGTCTGCGTCACTCACGAAATGGGCTTTGCCCGCGAAGTGGCGGACCGCGTGTTGTTCTTCGACCATGGCAAGTTGCTGGAAGATTCGGCGCCGGCCGCGTTCTTCGCCTCGCCGAAAGACCCGCGTGCGCAGGCGTTCCTGCGCCAGGTGCTGTAA
- a CDS encoding amino acid ABC transporter permease gives MIKHKKAQWPWHGLTALVLVGLAFSLYMATSMISYEWRWNRVPQYFAYKAEEAQRAAGYGTVQEIVISGDNARVTLKDENGDEQVLDVAKDSLQLSRGDDVSEGDQIGVTRHWAAGPLLWGLWTTLWISVVSGALGLLIGLFAGLCRLSSNPTLRDLTTVYVELVRGTPLLVQIFIFYFFIGTVLNLSREFAGVAALALFTGAYVAEIVRAGVQSIAKGQNEAARSLGLNAGQSMRHVILPQAFKRVLPPLAGQFISLVKDTSLVSVIAITELTKSGREAITTSFSTFEIWFCVAGLYLLINLPLSHLASRLERRLAQSD, from the coding sequence GTGATCAAACACAAGAAAGCCCAGTGGCCCTGGCACGGTTTGACTGCCCTGGTCCTGGTGGGCCTGGCGTTCAGCCTGTACATGGCCACCTCGATGATTTCCTACGAGTGGCGCTGGAACCGCGTACCGCAGTACTTCGCCTACAAGGCCGAGGAAGCACAGCGCGCCGCCGGTTACGGCACCGTGCAGGAGATCGTCATCTCGGGTGACAATGCCCGTGTCACGCTGAAAGACGAGAATGGTGACGAGCAGGTACTCGACGTGGCCAAGGACAGCCTGCAGCTGTCTCGTGGCGATGATGTTTCCGAAGGCGACCAGATTGGCGTCACCCGCCACTGGGCGGCCGGCCCGCTGCTTTGGGGGCTATGGACCACCCTGTGGATTTCGGTGGTGTCCGGTGCCCTGGGCCTGCTGATCGGCCTGTTCGCCGGCCTCTGCCGACTGTCCAGCAACCCCACCCTGCGTGACCTGACGACGGTATATGTCGAACTGGTGCGTGGTACCCCGCTGTTGGTGCAGATCTTCATCTTCTACTTCTTCATCGGTACCGTGCTCAACCTGTCCCGCGAGTTTGCCGGGGTGGCGGCACTGGCGCTGTTCACCGGCGCCTACGTGGCCGAAATCGTGCGTGCCGGCGTGCAGTCCATCGCCAAGGGCCAGAACGAGGCGGCCCGCTCGCTGGGCCTGAACGCGGGCCAGTCGATGCGCCACGTGATCCTGCCGCAGGCCTTCAAGCGTGTGCTGCCGCCTTTGGCCGGCCAGTTCATCAGCCTGGTCAAGGACACCTCGCTGGTCTCGGTGATCGCCATCACCGAACTGACCAAGAGCGGCCGCGAGGCCATTACCACCTCGTTCTCGACCTTCGAGATCTGGTTCTGCGTGGCAGGCCTGTACCTGCTGATCAACCTGCCGCTGTCGCACCTGGCCAGCCGGCTCGAGCGGAGGCTTGCGCAAAGTGATTGA
- a CDS encoding transporter substrate-binding domain-containing protein — MKKYLSRLLVGVTALVAVTAAQAGAIDDAVKRGTLRVGMDPTYMPFQMTNKRGEIIGFEVDILKAMAKSMGVKFEAVSTAYDGIIPALLTDKFDMIGSGMTLTQERNLRLNFSEPFIVVGQTLLIRKELAGEIKSYKDLNNEKYRLTSKLGTTGEMVSKKLIGKAKYHGYDNEQEAVMDVVNGKADAFVYDAPYNVVAVEKAGAGKLLFLEEPFTYEPLAFGLKKGDYDSINFINNFLHQIKHDGTYDRIHDKWFKNKDWLKDME, encoded by the coding sequence ATCAAGAAATACCTTTCGCGACTGCTGGTCGGTGTCACCGCCCTGGTCGCCGTGACAGCGGCCCAGGCCGGCGCCATCGATGACGCGGTCAAGCGCGGCACCCTGCGGGTGGGCATGGACCCGACCTACATGCCGTTCCAGATGACCAACAAGCGTGGCGAAATCATCGGCTTCGAGGTCGATATCCTCAAAGCCATGGCCAAGTCCATGGGCGTCAAGTTCGAGGCGGTCTCCACCGCCTATGACGGCATCATCCCGGCCCTGCTGACCGACAAGTTCGACATGATCGGCAGCGGCATGACCCTGACCCAGGAGCGCAACCTGCGCCTGAACTTCAGCGAACCTTTCATCGTGGTTGGCCAGACCCTGCTGATCCGCAAGGAGCTGGCGGGCGAGATCAAGTCGTACAAGGACCTGAACAACGAGAAGTACCGCCTGACTTCCAAGCTCGGTACCACGGGTGAAATGGTTTCCAAGAAGCTGATCGGCAAAGCCAAGTACCACGGCTACGACAACGAGCAGGAAGCGGTGATGGATGTGGTCAACGGCAAGGCTGATGCCTTTGTCTATGACGCGCCCTACAACGTGGTGGCCGTGGAGAAGGCCGGTGCCGGCAAGCTGCTGTTCCTCGAAGAACCCTTCACCTACGAGCCGCTGGCCTTCGGCCTGAAGAAAGGCGACTACGACAGCATCAACTTCATCAACAACTTCCTGCACCAGATCAAGCATGACGGGACCTACGATCGTATTCACGACAAGTGGTTCAAGAACAAGGACTGGCTGAAGGACATGGAATAA
- the mdoH gene encoding glucans biosynthesis glucosyltransferase MdoH — protein sequence MSNSSARPESLREYLAHLPLSDEQRAELASCTSFSELHQRLAANPAASSAEAVQASVGPRLTVGSAAELEDAEMLGVDGSGRLCLKIAPPIKRTKVVPEPWRTNVLIRMWRRMTGRTNAPQPPKRELPPARWRTVGSIRRYILLALMIGQTIVAGWYMKGILPYQGWSFVDFDEVVNQPLWDTVVQVWPYALQTSILVLFGILFCWVSAGFWTALMGFLELLTGRDKYKISGSSAGNEPIAPEARTALVMPICNEDVPRVFAGLRATFESVAASGNLDRFDFFVLSDTNDTDIAVAEQQAWLDVCRETKGFGRIFYRRRRRRVKRKSGNLDDFCRRWGGEYKYMVVLDADSVMSGECLSSLVRLMEANPDAGIIQTGPKASGMDTLYARLQQFATRVYGPLFTAGLHFWQLGESHYWGHNAIIRMKPFIEHCALAPLPGKGAFAGAILSHDFVEAALMRRAGWGVWIAYDLPGSYEELPPNLLDELKRDRRWCHGNLMNFRLFLVKGMHPVHRAVFLTGVMSYLSAPLWFLFLVLSTALLATNTLMEPQYFIEPYQLYPLWPQWHPEKAVALFSTTIVLLFLPKLLSVILIWAKGATEFGGRIKVTLSMLMEMLFSMLLAPVRMIFHTRFVLAAFLGWAATWNSPQRDDDSTPWSEAVRRHGPQTLLGIAWAALVAWLNPSFLWWLAPIVGSLVLSIPVSVISSRTRLGLAAKDEKLFLIPEEYATPQELLATDQYTHENRWHALHDGFVRAVVDPRQNALACAMATARHGQAAPIEALRAERVAKAIEVGPKGLDLNTRLALLSDPVALTRLHEQVWAEHNAAWIDVWRASIKNDPHSPLLPLHPENEGQPALVGA from the coding sequence ATGAGTAACTCAAGCGCAAGGCCGGAATCGCTTCGCGAGTACCTGGCCCACCTACCACTGAGCGACGAGCAACGGGCGGAACTCGCCAGCTGCACGTCATTCAGTGAGCTGCACCAACGCCTGGCGGCCAACCCGGCCGCCAGCTCTGCCGAGGCCGTGCAGGCCTCGGTGGGCCCGCGCCTGACCGTAGGCAGCGCCGCCGAGCTGGAAGACGCCGAAATGCTTGGCGTCGACGGCAGCGGCCGGCTGTGCCTGAAAATCGCCCCGCCGATCAAGCGCACCAAGGTCGTGCCCGAGCCGTGGCGCACCAACGTGCTGATCCGCATGTGGCGGCGCATGACCGGCCGCACCAACGCCCCGCAGCCGCCCAAGCGCGAGCTGCCGCCGGCCCGCTGGCGCACGGTCGGCTCGATCCGCCGTTACATCCTGCTGGCGCTGATGATCGGCCAGACCATTGTTGCCGGCTGGTACATGAAAGGCATCCTGCCGTACCAGGGCTGGTCGTTCGTGGACTTTGACGAAGTCGTCAACCAGCCGCTGTGGGACACCGTGGTGCAGGTTTGGCCGTATGCCTTGCAGACGTCCATCCTGGTTCTGTTCGGTATCCTGTTCTGCTGGGTATCGGCGGGCTTCTGGACCGCGCTGATGGGCTTCCTCGAGTTGCTGACCGGGCGTGACAAATACAAGATTTCGGGTAGCAGTGCAGGCAACGAGCCGATCGCGCCCGAGGCGCGTACCGCGCTGGTGATGCCGATCTGCAACGAAGACGTGCCGCGCGTGTTCGCCGGCCTGCGCGCAACGTTCGAGTCGGTGGCCGCCAGCGGCAACCTCGACCGCTTCGACTTCTTCGTGCTCAGCGACACCAACGACACCGACATCGCCGTGGCCGAACAGCAGGCCTGGCTGGACGTGTGCCGCGAAACCAAAGGTTTTGGCCGCATCTTCTACCGCCGCCGCCGACGCCGGGTGAAGCGCAAGAGCGGCAACCTCGACGACTTCTGCCGTCGTTGGGGCGGCGAATACAAGTACATGGTCGTGCTCGACGCCGACAGCGTAATGAGCGGCGAGTGCCTGAGCAGCCTGGTGCGCCTGATGGAAGCCAACCCGGATGCCGGCATCATCCAGACCGGGCCGAAGGCTTCGGGCATGGACACCCTGTATGCGCGCCTGCAGCAGTTCGCCACTCGCGTGTATGGCCCGCTGTTCACCGCTGGCCTGCACTTCTGGCAGCTGGGCGAATCGCACTACTGGGGCCACAACGCGATCATCCGCATGAAGCCGTTCATCGAGCACTGCGCCCTGGCGCCGTTGCCGGGCAAGGGGGCGTTCGCCGGTGCAATCCTCTCCCACGACTTCGTCGAAGCTGCGCTGATGCGCCGCGCCGGCTGGGGCGTGTGGATTGCCTACGACCTGCCAGGCAGCTATGAAGAACTGCCGCCGAACCTGCTCGACGAGCTCAAGCGCGACCGCCGCTGGTGCCACGGCAACCTGATGAACTTCCGCCTGTTCCTGGTCAAGGGCATGCACCCGGTGCACCGTGCGGTGTTCCTTACCGGGGTGATGTCGTACCTGTCGGCGCCGCTGTGGTTCCTGTTCCTGGTGCTGTCGACCGCGCTGCTGGCGACCAACACGCTGATGGAGCCACAGTACTTCATCGAGCCGTACCAGCTCTACCCGCTGTGGCCGCAGTGGCACCCGGAAAAAGCCGTGGCGCTGTTCTCCACCACCATCGTGCTGCTGTTCCTGCCCAAGCTGCTCAGTGTCATCCTGATCTGGGCCAAGGGCGCGACCGAGTTTGGCGGGCGCATCAAGGTCACCCTGTCGATGCTGATGGAGATGCTGTTCTCCATGCTGCTGGCACCGGTGCGCATGATCTTCCATACCCGTTTCGTACTGGCCGCGTTCCTCGGCTGGGCCGCGACCTGGAACTCGCCGCAGCGTGACGACGACTCCACGCCGTGGAGCGAAGCGGTGCGCCGCCATGGTCCGCAGACCCTGCTGGGCATTGCCTGGGCGGCGCTGGTGGCCTGGCTGAACCCGAGCTTCCTGTGGTGGCTGGCGCCAATCGTCGGTTCGCTGGTACTGTCGATCCCGGTTTCGGTGATCTCCAGCCGCACCCGCCTGGGCCTGGCGGCCAAGGACGAGAAGCTGTTCCTCATCCCCGAGGAATACGCCACCCCGCAAGAGCTGCTGGCCACCGACCAGTACACCCACGAAAACCGCTGGCATGCCCTGCATGACGGTTTCGTGCGGGCTGTGGTCGACCCGCGACAGAACGCCCTGGCCTGCGCCATGGCCACTGCCCGTCATGGTCAGGCGGCACCGATCGAGGCACTGCGTGCCGAGCGCGTGGCCAAGGCGATCGAAGTCGGGCCGAAAGGACTGGACCTCAATACCCGCCTGGCCCTGCTCAGCGACCCGGTGGCGCTGACCCGCCTGCACGAGCAAGTGTGGGCCGAGCACAACGCGGCGTGGATCGATGTGTGGCGTGCGTCGATCAAGAACGACCCGCATTCGCCGCTGTTGCCGCTGCATCCGGAGAATGAAGGCCAACCGGCACTCGTCGGCGCCTGA
- a CDS encoding glucan biosynthesis protein G gives MIVSPQKASRIPGTGLRKALMASVALVGLMSAGQLWAFNLDDVAAKAKDLAGQKYDAPKSNLPAVFRDMKFADYQKIHFLQEKAEWANDKTPFKLSFYHQGMHFDTPVKINQVTATKVEEIKYDPSRFEFGDVPHDPETTKNLGYAGFRVLYPINKADKQDEIMTLLGASYFRVVGKGHVYGLSARGLAIDTALPSGEEFPRFTEFWVEKPKPADKHLVIYALLDSPRSTGAYKLTLRPGNDTVVDVQSRVFLRDHVSRLGIAPLTSMYLFGPNQPSKVLNYRPALHDSEGLSIHAGNGEWLWRPLNNPKHLAVSNFSVENPRGFGLMQRQRAFSDYEDLDDNYQKRPSAWIEPKGDWGKGTVDLVEIPTADETNDNIVAFWSPEKLPEPGKPFEYAYRLHWTIDEPKFQASELGWVKQTLRSTGDVKQSNLIRQPDGSVAFLVDFAGPALAALPEDTAVRSQISVGDNAEVVENNLRYNPETKGWRLTLRLKVKEANKSTEMRAALVRDVPVEAAKPAKDAKQDKAAAKQAKAEKAAKAEQPAADAAPTNGTPATTEKVLTETWSYQLPADE, from the coding sequence GTGATTGTTAGTCCCCAAAAAGCATCAAGAATCCCCGGAACCGGGCTGCGCAAGGCCCTGATGGCCAGTGTGGCACTGGTCGGCCTGATGAGCGCGGGCCAGCTGTGGGCATTCAATCTTGACGATGTTGCAGCCAAGGCAAAGGATCTGGCCGGCCAGAAGTACGACGCACCGAAAAGCAACCTGCCGGCCGTATTCCGCGACATGAAGTTCGCGGACTACCAGAAGATTCACTTCCTGCAGGAAAAGGCCGAGTGGGCCAATGACAAGACCCCGTTCAAACTGTCGTTCTATCACCAGGGCATGCACTTCGATACCCCGGTGAAGATCAACCAGGTCACCGCCACCAAGGTCGAGGAAATCAAGTACGACCCGAGCCGTTTCGAGTTCGGTGACGTGCCGCACGATCCGGAAACCACCAAGAACCTGGGTTACGCCGGTTTCCGCGTGCTGTACCCGATCAACAAGGCCGACAAGCAGGACGAGATCATGACCCTGCTTGGCGCCAGTTACTTCCGCGTGGTCGGTAAGGGCCACGTGTACGGCCTGTCGGCCCGTGGCCTGGCCATCGACACTGCGCTGCCGTCGGGCGAAGAGTTCCCGCGCTTCACCGAATTCTGGGTCGAGAAGCCCAAGCCCGCCGACAAGCATCTGGTGATCTACGCCCTGCTGGACTCGCCGCGCTCCACCGGTGCCTACAAGCTGACCCTGCGCCCTGGCAACGACACCGTGGTCGATGTGCAGTCCCGCGTGTTCCTGCGTGACCATGTCAGCCGCCTGGGCATTGCCCCGCTGACCAGCATGTACCTGTTCGGCCCCAACCAGCCGTCCAAGGTCCTCAACTACCGCCCGGCCCTGCACGACTCCGAAGGCCTGTCGATCCATGCCGGCAACGGCGAGTGGCTGTGGCGCCCATTGAACAACCCGAAACACCTGGCCGTGAGCAACTTCAGCGTCGAGAACCCGCGTGGTTTCGGCCTGATGCAGCGCCAGCGCGCCTTCAGCGATTATGAAGACCTCGACGACAACTACCAGAAGCGTCCGAGCGCCTGGATCGAGCCTAAGGGTGACTGGGGCAAGGGCACCGTCGACCTGGTCGAAATCCCGACTGCCGACGAGACCAACGACAACATCGTGGCCTTCTGGAGCCCGGAAAAGCTGCCTGAGCCAGGCAAGCCATTCGAGTATGCCTATCGCCTGCACTGGACCATCGACGAGCCGAAGTTCCAGGCCTCCGAGCTGGGCTGGGTCAAGCAGACCCTGCGCTCCACCGGCGACGTCAAACAGTCCAACCTGATCCGCCAGCCAGACGGCAGCGTGGCCTTCCTGGTCGACTTCGCCGGCCCGGCGCTGGCCGCCCTGCCGGAAGACACCGCCGTGCGCAGCCAGATCAGCGTGGGCGACAACGCCGAGGTGGTCGAGAACAACCTGCGCTATAACCCTGAGACCAAGGGCTGGCGCCTGACCCTGCGTTTGAAGGTCAAGGAAGCCAACAAGTCGACCGAAATGCGTGCCGCGCTGGTGCGTGACGTGCCGGTCGAAGCCGCCAAGCCTGCCAAGGACGCCAAGCAGGACAAGGCTGCAGCCAAGCAAGCCAAGGCCGAGAAAGCCGCCAAGGCCGAACAACCTGCCGCCGATGCGGCGCCCACCAACGGGACCCCGGCCACCACCGAGAAGGTGCTGACCGAGACCTGGAGCTATCAGTTGCCTGCCGATGAGTAA
- the pip gene encoding prolyl aminopeptidase, producing the protein MQTLYPQIKPYARHDLAVEAPHVLYVDESGSPEGLPVVFIHGGPGAGCDAQSRCYFDPTLYRIITFDQRGCGRSTPHASLENNTTWHLVEDLERIREHLGIDKWVLFGGSWGSTLALAYAQTHPERVHGLILRGIFLCRPQEIQWFYQEGASRLFPDYWQDYIAPIPPEERGDLVSAFHKRLTGTDQIAQMHAAKAWSTWEGRTATLRPNPLVVDRFSEPQRALSIARIECHYFMNNAFLEPDQLIRDLPKIAHLPAVIVHGRYDVICPLDNAWALHQAWPNSELKVIRDAGHAASEPGITDALVRAADQMARRLLDLPLEEA; encoded by the coding sequence ATGCAGACCCTGTACCCGCAGATCAAACCCTACGCCCGGCACGATCTGGCCGTGGAAGCGCCGCATGTGCTGTATGTCGACGAAAGCGGCTCGCCAGAAGGTCTGCCGGTGGTATTCATCCACGGTGGCCCGGGGGCAGGCTGCGATGCCCAGAGCCGCTGCTACTTCGACCCCACGCTGTACCGCATCATCACCTTCGACCAGCGCGGCTGCGGCCGCTCCACGCCGCACGCGAGCCTGGAGAACAACACCACCTGGCACCTGGTCGAGGACCTGGAGCGTATTCGCGAGCACCTTGGCATCGACAAGTGGGTGCTGTTTGGTGGCTCATGGGGCTCCACCCTGGCCCTGGCCTACGCCCAGACGCACCCCGAGCGGGTGCATGGCCTGATCCTGCGCGGCATCTTTCTGTGCAGGCCACAGGAAATCCAGTGGTTCTACCAGGAAGGCGCCAGCCGCCTGTTCCCCGACTACTGGCAGGATTACATCGCGCCGATCCCGCCGGAAGAGCGTGGTGACCTGGTGTCGGCCTTCCACAAGCGCCTGACCGGCACCGACCAGATCGCCCAGATGCACGCGGCCAAGGCCTGGTCCACCTGGGAGGGCCGTACCGCCACCCTGCGCCCCAACCCGCTGGTGGTCGATCGCTTCTCCGAGCCGCAGCGCGCGTTGTCGATCGCCCGCATCGAATGCCACTACTTCATGAACAATGCTTTCCTCGAGCCGGATCAGCTGATTCGCGACCTGCCGAAAATCGCGCATCTGCCGGCGGTGATCGTGCATGGCCGCTATGATGTGATCTGCCCGCTGGACAACGCTTGGGCGCTGCATCAGGCCTGGCCGAACAGCGAACTGAAGGTGATCCGTGACGCTGGCCACGCGGCTTCCGAGCCAGGCATCACCGATGCCCTGGTGCGCGCCGCCGACCAGATGGCCCGGCGCCTGCTCGACCTGCCCCTGGAAGAAGCATGA